The proteins below come from a single Benincasa hispida cultivar B227 chromosome 4, ASM972705v1, whole genome shotgun sequence genomic window:
- the LOC120076413 gene encoding protein PSK SIMULATOR 2-like isoform X1 produces MGNTMGGVCSNGIVKDDFVSEKITQTSEDGKGNSCSNFEASDPNEMLQKSCSSVILLPSPPSKTGSNKVAPVNAQAGARGRAVDLWKTIGISLPNLHMNNGVFTGMATNGREISILAFEVANTISKVANLSQSLSEGNIQLLKKELLQSEGMKQLISTSLEELLSIAAADKRQELDVVSREVIRFGNACKDSKWHNLDQYFSRLDLNDLSQKQAREARAALEELTVLSQNTSELYHELQALERFEQDYRRKVDEVEFLNQAGIGESLSIFQGELNVQRKLVRSFQSKCLWSRNLDEIVEKLVIVVTWINQTIAKAFGEDNTDKTLLTEDRSNGQKLGAVGLALHYANIISQINLIACRPTSIPSNMRDALYRALPTSVKIALRSRLRPVNASEELTYFDVKAEVDKILEWLAPIAANTTKAHQSCGRIGEWATQSKEHSKGRAKQTNNPIRLQTLYHADKVKTEQQILELITLLHHLIHLAKQQQQRSTSLRCRSPTPKDMANNVRRIQFKSQIIRSNKDGVPANSRPSTGQTPIRKRELSNNKGTESYKSETKGIWTLSKAVSVSTVSSLGRV; encoded by the exons ATGGGGAACACAATGGGAGGGGTATGTTCTAATGGAATAGTTAAGGATGATTTCGTGTCTGAGAAGATAACGCAAACATCTGAGGATGGGAAAGGGAATTCGTGTTCGAATTTTGAGGCAAGTGACCCGAATGAAATGCTGCAGAAGTCTTGTTCTAGTGTGATACTATTGCCCTCACCTCCGTCTAAGACTGGAAGCAATAAG GTTGCACCAGTGAATGCACAAGCAGGGGCTCGCGGGAGGGCAGTTGATTTATGGAAAACAATTGGGATTAGTCTGCCAAATTTGCATATGAACAATGGGGTTTTTACAGGCATGGCTACTAATGGTAGGGAGATTTCTATATTGGCTTTTGAAGTAGCAAACACAATAAGCAAAGTAGCAAATTTGTCACAATCTCTATCAGAAGGAAACATCCAGCTCCTTAAAAAGGAACTATTACAATCGGAAGGAATGAAACAATTAATCTCAACAAGTTTAGAGGAATTGCTAAGCATCGCAGCCGCTGACAAAAG GCAGGAATTGGATGTCGTCTCACGGGAGGTAATACGATTTGGAAACGCATGCAAGGATTCAAAGTGGCATAATCTGGATCAGTACTTTTCAAG ACTAGATTTGAATGATTTAAGTCAAAAACAAGCTCGAGAGGCCAGAGCAGCCTTGGAGGAACTAACCGTTTTATCTCAGAATACTTCT GAATTATACCATGAATTACAAGCATTGGAAAGATTTGAGCAAGATTACAGACGGAAAGTTGACGAAGTGGAGTTCTTGAACCAAGCAGGAATAG GAGAAAGTCTCTCGATCTTCCAAGGAGAATTAAACGTACAAAGAAAGCTTGTAAGGAGTTTCCAAAGCAAGTGCCTTTGGTCCAGAAATCTTGATGAG ATTGTGGAAAAGCTCGTTATCGTTGTAACATGGATAAATCAAACAATAGCCAAAGCATTTGGTGAAGACAACACAG ATAAAACATTGCTTACCGAGGACAGAAGTAATGGCCAGAAACTGGGTGCTGTTGGTCTTGCCTTGCATTATGCAAACATAATAAGCCAGATAAATCTCATT GCATGTCGTCCAACCTCCATTCCTTCAAACATGAGGGATGCATTATATCGGGCATTGCCTACAAGTGTCAAAATAGCTCTGCGCTCTCGATTGCGGCCTGTGAATGCCAGTGAGGAG CTaacttattttgatgtcaaagcTGAAGTGGATAAGATCCTTGAATGGCTTGCACCAATTGCTGCAAACACGACCAA AGCGCATCAATCATGTGGCAGAATTGGAGAATGGGCAACCCAAAG TAAGGAACACAGCAAAGGTAGAGCTAAACAAACCAACAATCCAATCCGCCTTCAAACGCTGTACCATGCAGACAAAGTAAAAACAGAGCAACAAATCCTTGAATTGATCACATTGCTTCACCATCTCATCCATTTAGCAAAACAGCAACAACAACGCTCCACATCTCTCCGTTGCCGATCTCCAACTCCCAAGGACATGGCAAATAATGTTCGTCGGATACAATTCAAGAGCCAAATCATCAGATCCAACAAGGATGGAGTTCCGGCCAACAGCAGACCATCCACCGGCCAAACTCCAATCAGAAAGAGGGAGCTCAGTAACAACAAAGGTACGGAATCCTACAAAAGTGAGACTAAAGGAATTTGGACTTTAAGCAAAGCGGTTTCGGTTTCGACTGTGAGTTCTCTTGGTAGAGTCTag
- the LOC120076413 gene encoding protein PSK SIMULATOR 2-like isoform X2 — MGNTMGGVCSNGIVKDDFVSEKITQTSEDGKGNSCSNFEASDPNEMLQKSCSSVILLPSPPSKTGSNKVAPVNAQAGARGRAVDLWKTIGISLPNLHMNNGVFTGMATNGREISILAFEVANTISKVANLSQSLSEGNIQLLKKELLQSEGMKQLISTSLEELLSIAAADKRQELDVVSREVIRFGNACKDSKWHNLDQYFSRLDLNDLSQKQAREARAALEELTVLSQNTSELYHELQALERFEQDYRRKVDEVEFLNQAGIGESLSIFQGELNVQRKLVRSFQSKCLWSRNLDEIVEKLVIVVTWINQTIAKAFGEDNTDKTLLTEDRSNGQKLGAVGLALHYANIISQINLIACRPTSIPSNMRDALYRALPTSVKIALRSRLRPVNASEELTYFDVKAEVDKILEWLAPIAANTTKAHQSCGRIGEWATQRNTAKVELNKPTIQSAFKRCTMQTK; from the exons ATGGGGAACACAATGGGAGGGGTATGTTCTAATGGAATAGTTAAGGATGATTTCGTGTCTGAGAAGATAACGCAAACATCTGAGGATGGGAAAGGGAATTCGTGTTCGAATTTTGAGGCAAGTGACCCGAATGAAATGCTGCAGAAGTCTTGTTCTAGTGTGATACTATTGCCCTCACCTCCGTCTAAGACTGGAAGCAATAAG GTTGCACCAGTGAATGCACAAGCAGGGGCTCGCGGGAGGGCAGTTGATTTATGGAAAACAATTGGGATTAGTCTGCCAAATTTGCATATGAACAATGGGGTTTTTACAGGCATGGCTACTAATGGTAGGGAGATTTCTATATTGGCTTTTGAAGTAGCAAACACAATAAGCAAAGTAGCAAATTTGTCACAATCTCTATCAGAAGGAAACATCCAGCTCCTTAAAAAGGAACTATTACAATCGGAAGGAATGAAACAATTAATCTCAACAAGTTTAGAGGAATTGCTAAGCATCGCAGCCGCTGACAAAAG GCAGGAATTGGATGTCGTCTCACGGGAGGTAATACGATTTGGAAACGCATGCAAGGATTCAAAGTGGCATAATCTGGATCAGTACTTTTCAAG ACTAGATTTGAATGATTTAAGTCAAAAACAAGCTCGAGAGGCCAGAGCAGCCTTGGAGGAACTAACCGTTTTATCTCAGAATACTTCT GAATTATACCATGAATTACAAGCATTGGAAAGATTTGAGCAAGATTACAGACGGAAAGTTGACGAAGTGGAGTTCTTGAACCAAGCAGGAATAG GAGAAAGTCTCTCGATCTTCCAAGGAGAATTAAACGTACAAAGAAAGCTTGTAAGGAGTTTCCAAAGCAAGTGCCTTTGGTCCAGAAATCTTGATGAG ATTGTGGAAAAGCTCGTTATCGTTGTAACATGGATAAATCAAACAATAGCCAAAGCATTTGGTGAAGACAACACAG ATAAAACATTGCTTACCGAGGACAGAAGTAATGGCCAGAAACTGGGTGCTGTTGGTCTTGCCTTGCATTATGCAAACATAATAAGCCAGATAAATCTCATT GCATGTCGTCCAACCTCCATTCCTTCAAACATGAGGGATGCATTATATCGGGCATTGCCTACAAGTGTCAAAATAGCTCTGCGCTCTCGATTGCGGCCTGTGAATGCCAGTGAGGAG CTaacttattttgatgtcaaagcTGAAGTGGATAAGATCCTTGAATGGCTTGCACCAATTGCTGCAAACACGACCAA AGCGCATCAATCATGTGGCAGAATTGGAGAATGGGCAACCCAAAG GAACACAGCAAAGGTAGAGCTAAACAAACCAACAATCCAATCCGCCTTCAAACGCTGTACCATGCAGACAAAGTAA